The proteins below are encoded in one region of Sporosarcina sp. FSL K6-1508:
- a CDS encoding HD domain-containing protein has translation MEYKDEKLVEEKVFKDPVHRYIHVRDRVIWDVIGTSEFQRLRRIKQLGTTYLVFHGAEHSRFHHSLGVYEIVRRIIDDGFSGRPEWDNEERLVTMCAALLHDLGHGPFSHAFEKVFDLDHEQFTQSILLGDTEVNAVLRRVAPDFPQKVADVIGKTYPDKLVVSLISSQIDADRMDYLQRDAYFTGVSYGHFDMERILRVMRPTEEQAVIKYSGMHAVEDYIMSRYQMYWQVYFHPVSRSAEVILTKILHRAKHLHESGYIFKQEPVHFHSFFDKTIVLEDYIALDENILMTYFQVWMKEDDAILSDLCYRFINRRLFQYAEFDPATEYRKIGELEQLFKEAGIDPAYYLVTDSSSDLPYDFYGPGEENERLPIYLQMQNGDLSELSRSSDVVDAISGKRRTDHKIYFPEDVLEAEKDTNPLYERILHMLKG, from the coding sequence ATGGAATACAAAGATGAAAAACTGGTTGAAGAAAAAGTTTTCAAAGATCCTGTGCATCGCTATATTCACGTGCGTGACAGAGTAATCTGGGATGTAATTGGCACAAGCGAATTTCAGCGCCTTCGCCGGATCAAGCAACTAGGCACGACATACCTCGTATTTCACGGGGCAGAGCATAGCCGGTTCCACCATTCGCTGGGTGTCTATGAAATTGTCAGGCGCATCATTGACGACGGTTTCAGCGGCAGGCCTGAATGGGATAACGAGGAACGCCTTGTGACGATGTGTGCGGCATTGCTGCATGACCTCGGGCACGGTCCCTTTTCGCATGCATTTGAAAAAGTGTTCGATCTCGATCATGAACAATTCACACAGTCAATTTTGCTGGGGGACACAGAAGTGAATGCGGTCCTTCGCCGCGTGGCACCCGATTTCCCGCAAAAAGTTGCTGATGTAATTGGGAAAACATATCCCGATAAGCTTGTTGTCAGTTTGATTTCAAGCCAAATCGACGCAGACCGCATGGATTACTTACAGCGTGATGCCTACTTCACGGGGGTCTCGTACGGTCATTTCGATATGGAACGGATTTTGCGTGTCATGCGGCCAACGGAAGAGCAAGCCGTCATCAAGTATAGCGGCATGCATGCGGTGGAAGATTATATAATGAGCCGTTACCAGATGTACTGGCAAGTCTATTTCCACCCGGTATCTCGCAGTGCTGAAGTCATATTGACGAAAATATTGCATCGCGCGAAACATTTGCATGAAAGTGGGTATATCTTTAAACAAGAGCCTGTCCATTTCCATTCGTTTTTTGACAAGACGATTGTGCTTGAGGATTATATTGCCCTCGATGAAAATATATTAATGACTTATTTCCAGGTTTGGATGAAGGAAGACGATGCAATCTTGTCTGACCTTTGCTATCGTTTTATCAACCGCAGATTATTTCAGTATGCCGAATTTGATCCGGCCACGGAATATCGGAAAATTGGTGAACTCGAACAATTATTCAAGGAAGCAGGAATCGACCCTGCCTATTACCTTGTTACGGATTCGTCGTCGGACTTACCCTATGACTTTTATGGCCCGGGTGAAGAAAACGAGCGCTTGCCAATTTATTTACAAATGCAAAATGGCGACCTGAGTGAGTTGTCACGTTCATCAGATGTGGTGGACGCAATCTCAGGAAAAAGACGGACGGATCATAAAATTTATTTCCCGGAAGACGTTTTAGAAGCAGAAAAAGATACGAATCCGCTATACGAACGGATATTACACATGCTGAAAGGTTAG
- a CDS encoding RsfA family transcriptional regulator, producing the protein MVKVRQDAWIEENDTLLADTVLRHVREGSTQLSAFEEVGDALNRTAAACGFRWNAVVRRDYEKELADAKKERKQAIRVLGKDFKRRGQQLYTPSQGQEEEQKVSVPLSALSLDTVIAYLVRMHHTGAGDNESLRWRQTAKIANEKSEKLQREVEKLQQENKTLRADYEQFVQIMNRARRLVTLDDDADRTAPVFQMEQNGNLVSKEPPINH; encoded by the coding sequence ATGGTGAAAGTTAGACAGGATGCTTGGATTGAAGAAAACGATACTTTATTAGCCGACACAGTACTACGACATGTCCGCGAAGGTAGTACACAACTTAGCGCTTTCGAAGAAGTTGGGGACGCGCTGAACAGGACCGCAGCGGCTTGCGGGTTCAGATGGAACGCAGTTGTAAGACGGGACTATGAAAAAGAGCTTGCAGACGCAAAGAAAGAACGCAAGCAAGCAATACGTGTTCTCGGAAAAGACTTTAAACGACGTGGCCAACAATTGTACACGCCTTCGCAAGGACAAGAGGAAGAACAAAAGGTTTCTGTTCCGTTATCTGCACTCTCTCTCGATACGGTAATCGCTTATCTTGTACGTATGCATCACACAGGTGCGGGAGATAACGAGTCTCTTCGCTGGAGACAAACCGCTAAAATTGCGAATGAAAAGTCAGAGAAACTTCAAAGAGAAGTTGAAAAACTTCAGCAGGAGAATAAAACACTGCGCGCCGATTATGAGCAATTCGTTCAAATCATGAACCGCGCACGCCGTCTTGTTACGCTAGATGATGACGCGGATCGTACTGCACCCGTCTTTCAAATGGAACAAAACGGAAACCTAGTTTCAAAAGAACCGCCAATCAATCATTGA
- a CDS encoding lipoate--protein ligase family protein — protein MTYESFLYIPEWRFVDESMTTRNRSALESFAADDTLCHLVGQQMSAPTVRTWVHDKTVVLGIQDHRLPYVAEGISMLETAGYNAIVRNSGGLAVVLDEGVLNISIVLSERDSAIDIPAGYEVMLAFVRMLFPEAGKRIEAYEIVGSYCPGSYDLSIDGRKFAGISQRRLRQGIAVQVYLCVEGSGSDRAELIRNFYETGLRGEEMKFTYPTIQPEVMASLSELMELPLTVSDVVIRTQLLLRELADNVDMGGLKPDEMDLYTFYLNRVFERNQKMLARG, from the coding sequence ATGACATATGAATCTTTTTTATATATTCCCGAATGGCGTTTCGTAGATGAATCCATGACGACCCGCAATCGTTCCGCGCTAGAATCGTTTGCAGCAGATGATACACTTTGTCATCTTGTCGGCCAGCAGATGAGCGCCCCGACCGTCCGAACATGGGTGCATGACAAAACAGTCGTGCTCGGCATCCAAGATCACCGGCTGCCGTATGTGGCAGAAGGTATTTCAATGCTTGAAACTGCCGGATACAATGCAATCGTCCGCAATTCGGGCGGTCTGGCTGTCGTGCTCGACGAGGGTGTATTAAATATATCGATAGTGCTGTCGGAACGCGATTCGGCAATCGATATTCCGGCGGGTTACGAAGTAATGCTCGCATTTGTCCGTATGCTTTTCCCGGAAGCGGGCAAACGCATTGAAGCCTATGAAATTGTTGGATCATACTGTCCAGGTTCGTATGATCTAAGTATCGACGGTCGCAAATTCGCGGGTATTTCACAGCGCAGGCTGAGGCAAGGCATTGCGGTTCAAGTCTATTTATGTGTCGAGGGAAGCGGATCGGATCGTGCAGAACTGATCCGCAACTTTTACGAGACTGGCTTGCGTGGAGAAGAAATGAAGTTTACCTATCCAACCATTCAACCAGAAGTGATGGCATCCCTGTCAGAATTGATGGAACTGCCGCTAACCGTAAGCGATGTCGTCATCCGTACACAGCTGTTGTTGCGCGAACTAGCAGACAACGTTGATATGGGCGGCTTGAAACCCGATGAAATGGACTTATATACATTTTATTTAAACCGTGTTTTCGAACGGAATCAAAAAATGCTAGCACGTGGATGA
- the pta gene encoding phosphate acetyltransferase has product MLMDLFAEIKKSLSGRRKTIILPEGTDKRVLEAASRLQEEGLVKPVLLGDETEVSEAATEAGIAISEIEVINPASALYFEELAEKFVERRNGKASLEQAHEQLKDVNYFGTMLVYTGRADGLVSGAAHSTADTVRPALQIIKTKPGISRTSGAFIMMKGKERLVFADCAITVAPTAQELAEIAVESAKTARAFGVDPHVAMLSFSTKGSAVTEETEKIAEAVRIAQLLAPNLPLDGEFQFDAAYVPEIAAKKAPGSVIQGNANIYVFPSLEAGNIGYKIAERLGGYEAIGPILQGLNAPVNDLSRGCSADDVYKLALLTAAQSL; this is encoded by the coding sequence ATACTGATGGATTTATTTGCTGAAATTAAAAAAAGTCTAAGCGGCAGACGCAAGACAATCATTCTTCCGGAAGGAACGGACAAACGCGTATTGGAAGCAGCGTCACGGCTACAAGAAGAAGGGCTTGTAAAGCCAGTCCTTCTTGGCGATGAAACCGAGGTATCAGAGGCAGCAACTGAAGCGGGAATTGCTATTTCGGAAATCGAAGTCATCAACCCTGCGAGCGCTCTTTATTTTGAGGAACTTGCTGAAAAATTCGTCGAGCGCCGCAACGGCAAAGCATCTTTGGAACAAGCGCATGAGCAGTTAAAAGACGTCAATTATTTTGGAACGATGCTCGTCTATACTGGGCGGGCTGACGGATTAGTAAGTGGGGCTGCGCATTCGACGGCAGATACAGTACGACCGGCACTCCAAATCATTAAGACAAAACCTGGTATTTCAAGGACAAGCGGCGCATTCATCATGATGAAAGGCAAAGAACGGCTCGTCTTCGCCGATTGTGCCATTACCGTAGCACCGACAGCACAGGAACTGGCGGAGATTGCGGTCGAAAGTGCAAAAACAGCGAGAGCATTCGGCGTAGATCCGCATGTTGCAATGTTGAGCTTTTCCACAAAAGGGTCGGCTGTAACGGAAGAAACGGAAAAAATTGCGGAAGCGGTGAGAATTGCTCAATTGCTCGCACCTAATCTACCGCTTGACGGTGAATTCCAGTTCGATGCAGCCTATGTGCCGGAAATTGCTGCGAAAAAAGCACCCGGCTCTGTCATTCAAGGCAATGCGAATATCTACGTATTTCCGTCGCTTGAAGCAGGCAATATCGGGTATAAAATAGCGGAGCGTCTAGGCGGCTACGAGGCAATTGGTCCGATCCTCCAAGGATTGAACGCACCCGTGAATGATTTATCACGCGGCTGTTCCGCTGACGATGTCTACAAGCTTGCTCTGTTAACAGCGGCGCAAAGTCTATGA
- the hemQ gene encoding hydrogen peroxide-dependent heme synthase, producing MIEAAQTLDGWYVLHDLRSMDWASWKLVSKEERQAAVDEFLVYLEKLQKADDAKTGAHAFYTVIGQKADFMLMTLRPTMDELQDLETEFNKLAIADFTIPAYSYLSVVELSNYLAGESTDDPYQNPYVRGRLYPELQRSQYICFYPMDKKRDGDVNWYMLDMDKRKELMRAHGLIGRSYAGKVKQIISGSVGFDDYEWGVTLFADDVLQFKKLIYEMRFDEVSARYAEFGSFFVGTILEGDKKAAFFNV from the coding sequence ATGATCGAAGCAGCACAAACACTCGATGGCTGGTATGTTTTACACGATTTACGCTCGATGGACTGGGCATCATGGAAATTAGTTTCAAAAGAAGAACGTCAAGCAGCAGTAGATGAATTTCTTGTCTACCTTGAAAAACTCCAAAAAGCGGACGATGCTAAAACGGGCGCACACGCTTTCTATACAGTAATTGGCCAAAAAGCCGATTTCATGCTCATGACTTTACGTCCGACGATGGACGAACTGCAAGACTTGGAAACGGAATTCAATAAGCTCGCAATTGCAGATTTCACGATTCCAGCGTATTCGTACCTGTCAGTCGTTGAACTCTCGAACTACCTTGCAGGCGAGTCCACTGATGATCCTTACCAGAACCCATATGTACGCGGACGTCTGTACCCTGAACTGCAACGCAGCCAATATATCTGCTTCTATCCGATGGACAAGAAGCGCGACGGCGATGTGAACTGGTACATGCTCGATATGGACAAACGAAAAGAATTGATGCGTGCGCACGGTTTGATCGGCCGCAGCTACGCTGGAAAAGTGAAACAAATCATTTCAGGCTCCGTCGGTTTTGACGATTACGAATGGGGCGTTACATTGTTCGCAGACGACGTTCTCCAATTCAAAAAACTGATTTACGAAATGCGTTTTGACGAAGTAAGCGCACGCTACGCTGAGTTCGGCTCATTCTTTGTGGGTACGATTTTAGAAGGCGACAAAAAAGCTGCATTTTTCAATGTATAA
- a CDS encoding aminopeptidase: MRIKTIIPDFLALYDSKTKFELHDLETYINRHPEVFDQYFPNHCPKTEERLQTATDTYPGKLNDIRTMSEKLPRIIEEIDGVYTEVFNNDLAINYTILVGTFGSNAFVTREIKGDIYFATEKLSPVTEHLKVIVAHEIGHVTHFSLADRQGMDWKTVDWIHGLTTLYTEGVATYLSRKIVPVLNQSVYFTYDDDGDSWVNCFEGNKREVKQRFLQDVLSGWDTVKEKEWFRLSGGSYFGYNRLGYLLGTKYVEHLVERVGEEEAFTFWNGNDMKADIVAWLKK; this comes from the coding sequence TTGCGTATTAAAACGATCATTCCAGACTTTTTGGCGTTGTATGACTCAAAGACGAAATTTGAGTTACACGATTTAGAAACATATATCAATAGGCATCCAGAGGTGTTTGACCAGTACTTTCCGAACCACTGTCCGAAAACGGAAGAACGACTTCAGACAGCGACTGATACATACCCTGGGAAACTCAACGACATACGTACCATGTCAGAGAAGTTGCCGAGGATTATTGAGGAAATTGACGGAGTTTATACGGAAGTATTCAATAATGATCTTGCTATTAATTATACAATCCTCGTTGGCACATTTGGTTCGAATGCATTTGTCACACGGGAAATTAAGGGGGATATTTACTTTGCGACAGAGAAATTATCTCCTGTAACGGAACATTTAAAAGTGATTGTTGCACATGAAATTGGTCATGTCACTCATTTTTCATTGGCCGATAGGCAGGGGATGGACTGGAAGACAGTCGATTGGATACACGGACTGACAACACTTTATACGGAGGGCGTTGCCACGTATTTATCGAGAAAAATTGTCCCTGTGCTAAATCAGTCGGTGTATTTCACGTATGATGATGACGGGGATTCATGGGTAAACTGTTTTGAGGGGAATAAACGCGAAGTAAAGCAACGTTTTCTGCAAGATGTGTTATCTGGATGGGACACGGTGAAAGAAAAGGAATGGTTCCGCTTATCCGGCGGCAGCTACTTCGGTTATAACCGGTTAGGCTATTTACTGGGGACAAAGTATGTTGAGCATCTTGTTGAAAGAGTAGGAGAGGAAGAAGCGTTTACGTTCTGGAATGGCAATGATATGAAGGCGGATATCGTGGCATGGTTAAAAAAATAA
- a CDS encoding cell wall hydrolase: MIPQGGCAVAVIKYTDAELDLLARLMRAEAEGDGELGMLLVGNVGVNRVRSGCLDFNDIRTLQDMVFQSPGGFEATTKGYFYQRARELDRKLARRVVNGERFTPGERSLWFFMPAGDCPAQWYNQWNTGRFKSHCFYSPTVQDCPNV; encoded by the coding sequence ATGATTCCCCAAGGGGGTTGTGCCGTGGCGGTGATAAAATACACTGATGCAGAACTTGATCTGCTCGCACGGTTGATGCGTGCCGAAGCGGAAGGTGATGGCGAGTTAGGTATGCTTCTCGTCGGCAATGTCGGAGTGAACCGCGTACGTTCGGGTTGTCTGGATTTTAATGATATACGAACTTTGCAGGATATGGTTTTCCAGAGCCCGGGAGGCTTCGAAGCGACAACAAAAGGTTATTTTTATCAACGTGCCCGAGAGCTGGACCGTAAATTGGCGAGGCGTGTTGTAAATGGCGAACGTTTCACTCCGGGTGAACGCTCCTTATGGTTTTTCATGCCGGCCGGGGATTGCCCAGCCCAGTGGTATAACCAATGGAACACCGGCAGATTCAAGTCACACTGTTTCTATTCCCCAACGGTTCAAGACTGCCCGAACGTGTAA
- the gerQ gene encoding spore coat protein GerQ, producing MVQYYWNQPYQNQHVTPPQVTLPAGGRQPGPPRREESYIENILRLNRGEPGTFHFSFEHALDNGKNTKSVRGTVEAAGRDHVILSDSSTGHRFLFPMIYFDYAEFDNEVKYFPQQP from the coding sequence ATGGTCCAATACTATTGGAATCAGCCCTATCAAAATCAGCATGTCACACCGCCGCAAGTAACGCTTCCAGCTGGAGGAAGGCAACCCGGACCGCCTCGTCGCGAGGAGTCATACATCGAAAACATTTTACGATTGAACAGAGGTGAACCCGGAACCTTCCATTTTTCATTCGAGCATGCACTGGATAACGGAAAAAATACGAAAAGCGTGCGTGGTACTGTAGAGGCTGCCGGCCGTGACCATGTCATTTTAAGCGATTCGTCTACAGGACATCGTTTTCTATTCCCGATGATTTATTTCGATTATGCCGAATTTGATAATGAAGTGAAGTATTTCCCGCAGCAACCTTGA
- a CDS encoding beta-carotene 15,15'-monooxygenase, protein MIFTKQNSKSPLLMMVLVLVFTSNLALYRLPIPILPAPADATWVIVGSLIDFSIVAPFLILAMTRKKGFTVKRFVTFMMLGIIVARIIIPTAYFEPFKFIPYIAIAIEGIILLAEISLLFILLKHTPRIIRDIKVSGEGPLFTFTTLVEKQIGKHPLIKIISAETLMFYYAFGTWKKRPITAENHFSIHKKTSFIAFYVMMIHAIVIETIGIHWWLHDKSMILSIVLLILNIYSVVFFIGDIQAVRLNSLVVDEKQIRVALGLGKRMVIPFAEIEHVAWGNDAANENLKAKDTIDFIARDFEEVLPQCVITFKRPLSATLFLGFEKEFSKAAIRVDDPIQFRSYIDARLN, encoded by the coding sequence ATGATTTTTACTAAGCAGAATTCAAAATCACCATTACTGATGATGGTCCTCGTACTTGTTTTTACGTCAAATCTTGCTCTCTATCGTTTGCCGATCCCGATTTTGCCGGCACCTGCAGATGCGACGTGGGTTATTGTTGGGTCACTTATAGACTTTTCGATAGTCGCTCCATTTCTCATTCTTGCAATGACGCGCAAAAAAGGATTCACCGTGAAAAGGTTTGTAACATTCATGATGCTCGGCATAATTGTAGCAAGAATTATTATTCCAACAGCTTACTTTGAACCATTCAAATTCATCCCTTACATCGCAATCGCAATTGAAGGTATTATACTTCTCGCGGAAATAAGCCTCCTCTTTATTCTTTTAAAACATACCCCCCGAATCATTCGGGATATAAAAGTCAGTGGAGAAGGTCCATTATTCACATTTACAACGTTAGTTGAGAAGCAAATTGGTAAGCATCCACTCATCAAAATAATTAGCGCTGAAACACTTATGTTTTATTACGCATTCGGTACATGGAAGAAACGTCCGATTACGGCGGAGAACCATTTTTCGATTCATAAGAAAACAAGTTTTATTGCCTTCTATGTCATGATGATTCATGCGATTGTCATTGAAACTATAGGTATCCACTGGTGGCTCCACGACAAGTCGATGATACTTTCAATCGTTCTTCTCATTTTGAATATCTATTCAGTCGTTTTCTTTATTGGGGATATTCAAGCAGTTCGACTCAATTCACTTGTTGTCGATGAAAAACAAATCCGTGTCGCCCTCGGATTAGGAAAACGGATGGTCATTCCATTTGCTGAAATTGAGCATGTGGCATGGGGAAATGACGCCGCCAATGAAAATCTGAAGGCAAAAGATACAATTGATTTTATAGCACGGGATTTTGAAGAAGTGCTGCCGCAATGTGTCATTACATTTAAGCGGCCACTAAGCGCCACACTCTTTTTGGGATTCGAAAAAGAATTTTCGAAAGCAGCGATACGGGTGGATGATCCAATTCAGTTCCGGAGTTATATTGATGCCCGTTTAAATTAA
- a CDS encoding DUF423 domain-containing protein, whose protein sequence is MPFFIIAGAVNAAIAVAFGAFGAHALKEKLSEHYLAIWETAVQYQMFHALALIVVGILMSPSLFGSVTQLSWAGYLILVGIIFFSGSLYVLSLSGIGILGAITPIGGVAFIAGWIMLIVAAVKFSN, encoded by the coding sequence ATGCCATTTTTCATTATCGCAGGGGCTGTCAACGCTGCAATCGCTGTTGCGTTCGGTGCTTTTGGAGCACACGCCTTAAAAGAGAAATTGTCCGAACACTATTTAGCAATCTGGGAAACTGCTGTACAGTATCAAATGTTCCACGCACTTGCATTGATTGTAGTCGGCATTCTGATGAGTCCATCACTCTTCGGATCGGTCACACAGTTGAGCTGGGCGGGGTACTTGATTCTAGTCGGTATTATTTTCTTCTCGGGTAGCTTATATGTACTGAGCTTGTCGGGAATCGGTATACTTGGCGCTATTACGCCAATCGGCGGTGTTGCATTCATCGCAGGGTGGATCATGCTTATTGTCGCGGCAGTTAAATTTTCAAACTGA
- a CDS encoding YwdI family protein, translated as MIPYDRLISEMERQLSVARRTNDEYAMREALSAVRSLCEVALGGEGKREEKLVPKMLSTPSAVQSITSLEGKPLVEEDANGGSIFDF; from the coding sequence GTGATTCCATACGACCGGCTTATCTCAGAAATGGAGCGGCAATTGAGTGTTGCAAGACGCACGAATGACGAGTATGCAATGCGTGAAGCGTTATCCGCTGTCAGATCGCTTTGTGAAGTAGCACTTGGCGGTGAGGGTAAGCGTGAAGAGAAGCTTGTTCCTAAAATGCTTTCAACCCCAAGCGCTGTTCAATCAATTACCTCGTTAGAAGGCAAACCGCTTGTAGAAGAGGATGCAAACGGCGGCTCTATATTTGACTTTTGA
- a CDS encoding uracil-DNA glycosylase — protein MAVNCFQCQYFFITWEQRNPRGCKAYGFKTREMPSVVVKRSSGMDCLQFEQKKGDTKQ, from the coding sequence GTGGCAGTAAATTGTTTTCAATGCCAATATTTCTTCATAACGTGGGAGCAGCGGAATCCGCGTGGATGTAAAGCATATGGATTTAAGACGCGGGAGATGCCTTCGGTCGTTGTCAAAAGATCGTCCGGCATGGACTGTTTGCAATTTGAACAGAAGAAAGGGGATACTAAACAGTGA
- a CDS encoding uracil-DNA glycosylase, with protein sequence MHNKLFKNDWDDVLNDEFEKPYYSKLREFLKIEYAEETIYPQMEDLWTAFKLTPFNDVKVVILGQDPYHGPGQAHGLSFSVKPGVKIPPSLRNMFKELSSDVGCPLPENGTLTGWAEQGVLMLNTVLTVRQGRAHSHRKQGWETFTDEVIRQLSDREKPIVFVLWGRPAQEKKKLINTSLHAIIESVHPSPLSASRGFIGSRPYTKTNQLLKSWDEPPIDWCRTGGVL encoded by the coding sequence GTGCATAACAAGCTTTTTAAAAATGATTGGGATGACGTCCTGAATGATGAATTTGAGAAACCCTATTATAGTAAGCTACGTGAATTCCTGAAAATAGAATATGCAGAGGAAACGATTTATCCGCAGATGGAAGATTTATGGACTGCGTTCAAATTGACACCTTTCAATGATGTGAAGGTCGTCATTTTAGGACAGGACCCTTATCACGGACCGGGACAGGCACATGGATTAAGTTTTTCAGTGAAGCCCGGTGTCAAGATACCGCCGAGTCTGCGCAACATGTTTAAGGAGCTTTCTTCTGATGTCGGCTGTCCACTTCCTGAAAACGGAACACTGACGGGATGGGCAGAGCAGGGTGTCCTGATGCTGAATACGGTGCTTACCGTAAGGCAAGGGCGGGCTCATTCACACCGCAAGCAAGGTTGGGAGACATTCACGGACGAAGTGATCCGGCAATTGTCGGATAGAGAGAAACCGATTGTCTTCGTCTTATGGGGACGTCCGGCTCAGGAAAAAAAGAAACTGATCAATACATCACTTCATGCAATTATCGAATCGGTTCATCCAAGCCCGCTGAGTGCAAGTCGCGGTTTTATCGGCAGCCGTCCGTATACGAAGACGAATCAGCTACTCAAGTCGTGGGATGAACCACCGATTGACTGGTGTCGAACAGGCGGGGTACTTTAA
- a CDS encoding DUF4230 domain-containing protein, producing MAEEKKIDEIERLLKELKASEEETAVTMEEVEDRPSGFWRVGKAFFSVWKKPFIAIALLILLLIVALPFLTFFILKQGSTFTEQKGAFLEQIQDLNELATAEAYTKVIIERQDNTLFGQSIGLNLPGTKRQLLVVIPGSVKAGVDMSGLTESDVSVDEVKKTAKLTLPPATFLGGAEIFFDKVEVYSYEGVFREKANIEEAYELAAEAKELILEETAGQGVLKMAQQNAEKTLREMFSFAGYDVTIEFKE from the coding sequence ATGGCGGAGGAAAAGAAAATAGATGAAATCGAACGGTTGCTGAAAGAATTGAAAGCTTCTGAAGAGGAAACTGCGGTGACTATGGAAGAAGTAGAAGACCGTCCATCCGGATTTTGGCGTGTCGGGAAAGCCTTTTTTTCAGTCTGGAAAAAGCCTTTCATTGCAATTGCACTTCTTATCTTGCTGCTGATAGTTGCCTTGCCTTTTTTGACGTTCTTCATATTGAAACAAGGGAGCACGTTTACAGAACAGAAAGGCGCATTCCTTGAACAAATTCAAGATTTGAACGAACTTGCAACAGCCGAAGCATATACGAAAGTTATTATTGAACGACAAGATAATACATTGTTTGGACAAAGCATAGGACTCAATTTGCCGGGAACGAAACGACAGTTATTAGTCGTCATTCCTGGATCAGTGAAAGCAGGCGTCGACATGTCAGGCCTGACAGAAAGTGATGTTTCCGTCGATGAAGTGAAGAAAACGGCAAAACTTACCTTGCCGCCAGCTACTTTTTTAGGTGGAGCAGAAATCTTTTTCGATAAAGTGGAAGTGTATTCGTACGAAGGTGTATTCCGAGAAAAGGCGAATATAGAAGAGGCCTATGAACTTGCTGCAGAAGCAAAAGAGCTTATATTGGAAGAAACTGCTGGACAAGGTGTCTTGAAAATGGCGCAACAAAATGCAGAGAAGACGCTGCGTGAAATGTTTTCATTCGCGGGCTATGATGTGACAATTGAATTCAAGGAGTGA
- the thiD gene encoding bifunctional hydroxymethylpyrimidine kinase/phosphomethylpyrimidine kinase encodes MTLKKTLTIAGSDTSGGAGIAADLKTFQEHGTYGMTAITVIVTMDPDNNWSHGVYSLPVDVLKAQIKTALSTGIDAIKTGMLSTEEIIKIAGNAISESGLSHVVIDPVMVCKGEDEVLNPGTVDAMIEFLLPKAEIVTPNLFEAGQLAGMKTPKTIDDMKAAAEKIHSLGARNVVIKGGKQLEHDKAVDLFYDGTTFTLLKTEKTDTTYNHGAGCTFAAAITANLANGLDVKESVLEAKKFVSAAIANGWKLNEYVGPVMHGAKSRFGAPEITTTEI; translated from the coding sequence ATGACGCTTAAAAAGACTTTAACTATCGCAGGATCCGATACATCAGGCGGCGCTGGTATTGCGGCGGACTTAAAAACATTCCAAGAGCACGGCACATACGGCATGACGGCAATTACAGTCATCGTGACGATGGATCCGGATAATAATTGGTCACACGGCGTTTACTCCTTGCCGGTCGATGTCTTAAAAGCACAAATCAAAACTGCACTTTCAACAGGAATCGATGCGATTAAGACGGGCATGCTCAGCACAGAAGAAATTATCAAAATCGCTGGCAACGCGATTTCAGAATCAGGGCTAAGTCACGTAGTCATTGACCCTGTTATGGTTTGTAAAGGTGAAGATGAAGTGTTGAACCCCGGCACAGTCGACGCCATGATTGAATTTCTTCTTCCAAAAGCGGAAATCGTCACACCGAACTTGTTTGAAGCCGGGCAGCTTGCCGGTATGAAAACACCGAAAACCATTGATGATATGAAAGCGGCCGCAGAAAAAATCCATTCTCTTGGCGCTCGCAATGTTGTCATCAAAGGCGGCAAACAGCTTGAACACGATAAAGCAGTGGATTTGTTCTATGATGGTACTACGTTCACCCTTCTTAAAACGGAGAAAACAGATACAACTTACAATCACGGTGCAGGCTGTACGTTTGCTGCAGCAATTACAGCGAACCTCGCAAATGGCCTAGACGTGAAAGAATCCGTTTTGGAAGCTAAAAAGTTCGTTTCAGCTGCAATTGCAAACGGCTGGAAACTGAACGAATATGTTGGACCTGTTATGCATGGAGCTAAAAGTCGTTTCGGTGCACCTGAAATTACAACAACTGAAATTTAA